The window CCGTTGAGGGGTCCATTCAATCCACACAACTTGGCAAAGTTTATATGGCAGATGTTCTTCCAAAATGGACTAAGTTATTAgtccattttatccaggcttaagaccggcactgcatccagtggctgggccAAACCTACATTCATTatatgtaaagtgaaatatttcaaccCTTTTCAataattatggcttacagctcatgaataaaattaaaatccagTATGTCAAAATATCCATTTTGCgtaaattactattcatacagtataaatacctTGTAGATCTTGACCTAGTTCAGTTCAcacatggggaagactgctgacgtGACACGACAGTTGATCATCGCAACCCTCCACAAGGACAGTAAGCACTAaacaaaggtgttcagtggggctGAAGTCAGGGTGCTGAACGGGAGAATCAAATTCCTATGTAAGTGCACCTTAAAATAATGCTAGAAAGTAGACATGAGATGCACTCGTGTGTAGGGCGCTGGTGCATTTGGAACTTTCTTTCACCAGGTTTTCTAAATGCTATTATAACTGTATAGCCCACATACATACACCACGAGTCAAAAGTTTGCACGAGCTGCACAGGTGCACAAACAACAGTGAAGACTGCAAGCTTAAAAATATTGTCAAGCAAAGACTGATTCAAGACCTTAAGAGAGCTTTAAAGAAATGGAGtaaggctggagtcagtgcatcatgAGCCACTATGCTCAGATATCCTGAAGAAATGGATTGCATTCCTAGTATCAAGCCACTCAGAACCACAGACGTCAGAACCATCTTACCTAAGAAATAGAGGAACTGGACTAAGTAGAaactaaattttgcattttatttggaaaattaGGGCTCAGAGTCTGGAGAAAGAGTAGAAAAGCACAGAAGTTGCTTGGAGTCATGTGTGAAGTTTCCATAGTTGGTAATGATTTGGGTTGCAATGCCATCTGCAtatgttggtccactgtgttttagagcacttcatgcttccgtCTGCTAGTCCAGCGAGACTAAACACCATTCCACAGTCCCAAAACTACCAGTAACTGGTTTACCCAACTAACCTGACCTGAACGCCCTAGAGAAACCATGGAATGTTGTCAAGATGAAGTTTCGGAACACCTGACCCAAAAATGCAGATGAGCTGAATGCTGCTATCGAAGCAACCAGGTCTTTAAtaagcagtgccacaggctgatcgcCTTCATGCCATGCCGCACTTACACACCAATTCATGCTAAAGGAGCCCTAATTAAGTATTGGGtggataaataaacaattttcaGAAGATGTACATTTCTGtgttgtaaatcttttttttattgatcttaggcaatattaatattttgagatactaaaatatatgaaagtttcACTTTAGTACTTATATTCAGGCAGCAGCTTAGGAACCCTGAACTTCATTAAGATAAATTTAGCcttaatttagaattttaacTTTACTAATACCAGTCAAGGGTTGGGAGTTTGAATCTtgcctccagtctgtgtgtagTTTACTtggttctctccatgcttgttttttaccccacagtccaatgacgtATTTTAGATGataggtgtttccaaattgcattGAGTGTGGCTGCGTGTAGGTTACTGATAAGCACTGATGTTTACTGAGTAATTTTTGTTCCAGTTTGTTATGAAGGTGTTCATTTGTTGTAAAGTTCCAAGTGTGTAGCTTCCctatttaaaaatgacaaaacgaagatattaatttacatttctttttatttaaaaagatttacacTTGTATTTAAATTAACCAACATGGCACACATGATAGAAATGCTGGTTTAGTAAAGAAAACAGTCAGAGATATgggtagggaaaaaaaagacataaaagtaTTGAGGAAATTCTTTAAAACAGATTGCCTGGCAGgcaaaatgaaaggaaaaaaaataaggggTATTTGAAAATGACAAACACGCTTCTCTTTCATACACTACAACACAGGACATATGTTCTTAAAGGAGCAGTTTGTAATTTTAAGAGCCCTCTGCTGCCTCATAAGGCATGAAATAATGGGCAGACCTGAGCAGCTCTGATCTGGCTGGGGAGGAGCTTATTTCTGGGCCAGAAAAGTGTAAACAAAAGCCTGAGATAAAGACACTAGCCAATCCAGCCCATGCCAATACTGTAAATCACAGTTTTTCTAAGGTATTCTTGATGTTATGTGATTATTACAGGTTGACAAACAATTACACATTACAAACTGCACTTTAAAATCACCTTGGGGTCGAATACTACAGCAGTATGCTACACAGCACACAACAGAATGTGATAAATCCGTTGGACGTAAAATTAATTCCAGGGTCCATCAATTTCACTGAGACAATTATTAGTAGCTATTAGTCAATACTTTGAATGATGCCCTGCattctatgtaaaaaaaaaagcagaaaaaagtaCAGTAGGTGAGCTGTAAACGGCTTATGCTGTCAGATTTTGTCTCAGACATACACACgcaataaacacacatgcacacaaaagtCAAGTAGAAAAAGATCTGCATAGCTGAAACAGTACTGTGAACGcaggtatataaatatataaaagaaggTAGTGTGTGAAGGAAGAGGAAAGTGGCTGGAGTGACATCAGCGCTAGGAGCACTTCCAAACACACACCGCTAGGCTGCCGCCGAAAAACATGTACAATAGATTCTTTACTTCGTGAGTCACCTCAAATCCAAAACCCTCGCCGATTACTACATGCCAAGAACTCCCAAACTTCTTATCCATGGACTCCTTTATCATCTTAGCTGCACTCTGAGGAAGAGAATAATGTAAGTCACTTACAGTAATAGTCAAGTCATCACTAAGTGATCTCTTACCATATGCATGCAGACATACTTCCTATAACTGTGAACTTCTTAAATAATTTGTTGCcgtttataaataaaagctaTTGGTATCAGTAAATTGGTCTACTCACTCTCATAGCTACTCTTTATTTATGCAACAATACACACTCTGATAAAATTTCTGCTTCCTTATGAAATATGTTCTGGATTGAATGCAAAATGGTGGAATTAATAATGAACTACTGGGATACCACTGGACAGAACTGTTATATAAGAGCCATTAAAAGCCCTAAATAGTAAGAAAGTCAACATCATACTCTTAATATTCTTCAGCTGTGCACTGACTTTAcccttattttatttcagtttttactTTACTAGTCTTTTAATTTGGTTTcttaaaatacagaaaacacaGGATGACTATTTAAACAAAAGCTGAAATAAACAGAGTGCAGTCAGTTAACAATTATGATTCATGATTTCATTTTCCCAGACCAATCTGAAAAGCTAAAGGTTTATTTAGAAATGACCTTCCGGCAGCTAAATATAAGCTACCTTCTGTTGGATTTTTGTTATTGGCTAGCATCTTTGGGACTGCTATTTAAGCGGATCCAGTCTGCTTCTAGCAGATTTGGCAACCCTGACACGAATATAAAACTGTTGTGAGTCAATCAGCAGCCCACATTACTAAAGTTCTCAAAGCTAACAGAATGTATGGTAACGGTTACAAGACGAGTAGGCTACAGTTACTGTCCAGATGGCTACACTATGAGGGATCGGCATGATGTAAGTGTTTAGACTCTGAGCCAGACAGACTGAGAACCTGTCAACACTCCTACGAGTGTGGGTGGGAAAACAGAGCCATGCACAGAGCCAATTCAGTACCCCTGCCCATACCTGCCCATGTCTGGAAACATGCATACAGTTCTAACCTCGTTATTGGTGGCATACTTTTCACAGGCTGTGACACACAGCTCCATGGTTTCGACTCTCATCTCCTCTGGCATGTCTGTGTGCTACAACAGAAACACGATAAAAATGAGGGTATGTAGAtccaaatatttttaagtgtgtaTGACTTCTTGCACTTTTTATATACAGTCATCTCATTTTAGAAGGACAAAAAGTAACAACAACTGGcggatctttttctttttgaatgGCAAGATGTGTTACTCTATCATGACTGCAAGTACAAAAAAGCAGATCTAGAGTTAATTTCAAGCCTGTAAAGAATCTGCTGCTGTTAATTTGCAGTATGAAAGTTCAAAAAGCTATGCTGtccggccaaaaaaaaaaaaaaaaagactcatgCATTTATATAGTAGtaactctttcacaatttgagtcctggaaaaTGCGTGTGCCATTagcaaagaaaaactcaaaGATAGTCAaagataacctggtcattcattacattcaggtcatcagttgACTTCATTTTACTGCCATATTTTATTACTATGCCTAGTCCTGACCAATTGAAGCAACCCCACATCATAACACTGCATCCACAGacttgtacagtaggcactatgcatgatgaccGCATTATTTCAAGTGCTTCCCTTCTTAACTCTGATGCACCAATTGCTTTGGAACatggtcaatctgaactcatcagaccacatgacctttttattgctccaaagtcAAATCATAATGCTCCCTATCATATTCAAGCTTTTTTATGATCATCTTACTAACATGTGACTTTTTAATGGCCACACAAATGTTTAGTCCATTCAACCAGATTTTAACCATATTAGTTTAGTCAACCACATTTCCTgcacaaagttgatggttcagcactatccttctaggttttaataatgtgttgaatgTTCTTAACATAGTTTCAGTAATattaaatctccttagttttCACTTGGTGAAGCTCAATAATCTGTCCTTCCTGAAATGCAGACTattttttgccaggcagtgtatgaCTGCAAGCCACCATTAGATCGAAAAATCTAAAATTCAAGAAACAGAGAACATAGTTGATTTGGTCACACTCAACTACTATCTCTATACTttcctaaaagaaaaagaacaaatgcTGAGCTCAGAAACACCAAAAAGCCTGAAAGACCAACTTTTTATATGACACGAGAGTTATTCactagtggaaaaaaaaaaaaccttcactaTAAGATCAAGACTACCTACTGGGAAGTAGATACATCTGTCAAAGTCAACAATCAAGAGAAGCCTTCACCAGAATAAATACAAAGGGGTTTGCTGCAAGATGTAAACCACTGGTAAGTTTAAAAATAGGAAAACAGATTAGAGTCCAAAAATACAGTTCTGAAACTATGTCTACAAACAATGATGGAATAAGAAGAGTACTGGGAAAGGAACTCATAATGATCCGAAGCACACCAATTCAATCTTATGCTGTGGGCATTTATGGCTGGTAAATGAACAGTTTCCTTTGCATTTACTGAATATTTTACTTATGACTTAAGTAGCAGTATGAATTCTTAAGTGTATAGGGCTAGATTATTTGCACAGATTAAATTCCAGTCTCATTTGCTGGCATTTAAGTGTGCAGATTGACAATAACCTGATGCATACTTCAAAAGCAACCCAGGAATGCCCtaggttaaaaaatatatatataaacaaaatgttgATTTACTTTTGGAGTCTTAAAAATATGAACACATACAAAATCTTGTAATTGACACTGTTAAACAAATTTGAACAATCCCCTAAATTAAAGGTCAAAGCTTaaactttataattattatcattatactgTGAAATATGgtgttaaacaaaaataacagtACCCTCTTCAATGTCCAAATCCTGTGGATTTGATTACATATTGAGTATTTTATGAGAGGACACAATCCTATTCTTTATGGACCTTTACTGAAATTAAGTAAAATGAATGAGATGCGTCCGAAACAAAGCTTCACAGATGGGTCTCTGGACTTCTTTTAAAGCAAAGCAGCGTGACTGAGTGTAATGTGCTGTTCTGGGTGGGAGTGTTGTTCCAGCGCTTTTGCATCTGCAGTGGATGTGCGATTTGACTCTTTTCTTTGAACCTCTTTACTCAAAACACGTCTAAGAAAactctaaaacaaaaaataaatcagtataCTGGATGTTTATGGAAGACACATTTTTGTCATCCAGCTTACACATTGTCATTCAGCTTACTGAATTCTTAATTCTTGGTATAAGGCACTGAAGCAAAATAAGTTGTGTCCTAATAATGTGCTACTAGtgacaaacaataaataataaacttttcattttttagCTTTCTTGTATAAAAACCAAAAAGAGAAGCAAGGTGTCCGACACCCGCATTGAATGATTTGGGGTTCAGCAAAAACAGTGAGCATGCTTAAAATCACAACACAGTGATTTGGAAATGTATTAAAtccttttgtgtttttcaatGACAAAGTTGGTATTTTCATTTAGCAGGCACTTTATCCAGAttgacttactgtatgtaagtgCATCACTAAATATCCTTACACTGATTCACTAGGTTAATAGCTggaagtaccatcagtcaaacactgctGGGAAGTATGGATTCTCCAATCTGTACAATTCTAACAACAGTACATACATATGACATATGATCTGAGAAAGTatcataaaattttaaagtgtattGAGCTTTTGAGAAGTTCTAGTGAGATTTAGCAGCTGCCCTTATGGATAACTTTTTATACTGAAATTATTCACACTGTGTTGTTTTTAATCTGTGAATAAGGTTAGTTGTGTTAAACTGTTTTGCATGCTTCTGTTATTGGCCACTTGAGAGACAACCGATCTGTAAAAATTAAGTGATTATCATGCAATTTCgatgagactggactgactaatcaacacaagtgcagacacactgacctacactaccaaactatAGTACACACCAATCTgtaaatgtttcactgtttatctcttttgcacaatattcattactttttgcactaattcctcaattcttgctgctgtgttaaggaatgtttactgtttctccactacctcaacaccatattttatgttccgTTATGTCAgggttgtcgcactgtcactttgttgttgctcgtttgcacatttgcacgtgcactttatgttgtctgttaaacctgtagatagtcttacttagctagttagtttttgttcatttatgttgtaatttatattaggattatctgtcttgtctctgctagccagctaactagacctcttagttagctagtttagtttttctgttaatttatgggtcaatttatgttgcatgtagcaccttggtcctggaggaacgttgtttcgtttcactgtgtactaactgtatatggttgaagtgacaataaagcctacttgaacttgattaGGGCACCCTTATTGGGAAGaattattaatagtattttttaatACTATTACACGCAAATGCTTAAGAAACAGACAGGTCTTTAGCCGTCTCTTAAAGATTGTTATGGCTTGGTTGTACAAAGATCTAGGGGAAGTTTATTCCAagatctaggtgccagaacagaaaacagtaaaGATCCCTGAGAGATGCTGTGACCAGTCAAACAGTGCTGGATAATCATGGGGTACGTGGTGCAGTGCGGGGTGTGATAAGTGTGCATTTGCATTTCTACACACTGAATTATATGatgaaaactttaaacataacaaaaactgaaaacaaaccCTAATGAGAGGAAAGCTGTGTAATCTCTTGTAGTCCGCCTcctctttcttactttctcctGTTTCTGCCATTTGGATTTCTTactagaaggggaaaaaaacatagaaaactAGATGTAAGagacaataattattttatttccagatATTTTGATGGGGTGCAGACCAGAAAACAATTTTACTTAACTTGGGTCAACAAGAGAAGTCTAGGCAGTCAGGGTTATTTTCCCTAAGCACTCTATGTACAGGGAATGCAAGCAGTGATAAAACTTACCGACgctataagaataaataaaacaagatagtAATTACACATGTTTCTCCAGCCATGTAACTTAGACATGCCCATATCTTGCTCTCAGCTAGCTGTTACCTTGGGCTGACTAGCGGGCTAGCAGAACAATGAAAACCAGTGTATTAACGTTATGCTTACAAGTGACGCTAGCAAGAAAATGTCTCTttagtattataatttttattttcgaTATTTCCGAATCAGTTACATTAACCACCGAACGTTTAGGAGAAGTAGCCAGAAAAGTGTGTTAGACATAACGGTGCAATTCTGTTTGGGCTAAATGCTAACAGGCTAACATAGTAACCATACAGGCGTTATCTACCCAGTCGTGTTTGTGCACAGAACAGACCGCTAGCACTAACGCTAATTAATAATCGTACATTTATTCTATTTAAGCAGTGtacactgagtgtgtgtgacgtTACCGCTTTCTCGCGCTGCGAGGAAACTTACTTTCTTCAACTACCGTTGACATGGAGACAAACCAGCCATAGCAACCATGGAGGAGGAAACCCACGTGATCGTGCTACTTCCGTTGTCCTGGCGGGGAAAAACAAGGACGAGGAGAAagcaagagaaaagaaagaaagagtggtTAAAAACTTTAGGTGGTTGGTTTGATTGCTTAGTAAACAATTTTCTTTGAGTTTTAACTGCACCCaagtaaaaatacatttgaatagTATAATTTCTTCCTACATTTTTCTTACTCCTTTCTCCCTATCAATTTTAATAGTCAGGTAATTCTACAGAAAAGGTTAAATTTTGGGTGATAAAAATCTTCTGAAATGTATTTCTTCTTTTACagctagatttttttaaatagcaagaACTTACTCTTAAGCTTGATGAAAaggaaacattaaaaaataaaatcatcacacatattaagaacaaaaaaaaaagaaaaacagtcaaATTTTGCTACTCTGTGTTAAAATCCAGGGAGAAAAGATGAGCGACTGTGGCAACACTGAGTCAggagtagcttagtggttaagacactggactatggtttggacggtcccaggttcaaatcccacaaccaagTTGTCCTtgctcaattgctcagatgtatagtgAGATAATAATATAAGtttctctggataagggtgtctgccaaatgcgtaaatgtaaaatatacacaaaCCAGGTCAGTTAAACATGCTGGAGCTAAGCCATTGAGagacttaaaaacaaataataacatttttaattggACTCCAAAACTCATTGGAAGCCAATGAAGAGTAGTGAAGGACAGGAGTAATATGGGACCATTTTGAAGTACAGTATTTGTTAAAAATCGAGCAGGAGCGTTTTGTACAAGTTGAAAGATGGAGGGAAGATTGACTGCTGCCATAATACAAAGCATTACAGTAGTTAGTCTTGAAgttaaaaatgcatgaattgCTGCCTCCTCCCTCCGGCCAAGAAAGGATTTGACCTTGGCTAATAAGCGGAGTTGGAAGAAGCTAGCCTAGACTACGGCATTGATCTGCTTATTAAAATGTAGATCATTATTGAAAATCACTCTGAGATTCCTGACCTCAAATTTTCAGGGGCAGAGGCACCACCCCACCTGCCAAAAAATCCACCAATGGTTCTGGAGGGCTAGGGTAGTCCAGACTAAGTTGAATGTATAACTAAATGCCATTCACGTAACAATGGAATTACAAGTTAAATATACAAAGAAAATAGTAAAGGTCCAAGAACCATGCCCTGCGGGACCTCACATAACAGGGGAGCACAAACCACCCTACCTCACAACGAAGGTCCTGTTTAGGAGATAGGATCAAAAAGGGatgtttaatgcatttttatttttatacatttaataactaGTGTTACTTCGCTTCCTGGTAACACCAATGACAGTAAAAACTGTCCTAAGATCACTAATGTCCTAAGTAACACCAATGAtggtaaaataaatgatttaatacCAATAATGATGACACCAGTGACAGAAACATTAATGACGGTAACACAAATGACAATTTAGAGAATTCATTTACACCTAGAAATTCATTAATAGAAATAGCTTACTCCTAAACtttataaatcaataaacagtgaagattaatgcattttaatttttaatacatgTCATAACTAGTGTTATTTCAGATCCAGGCAACACCAGTGACAGTAACACCAATGACATTAACATTAGTGACATAACACCAATAATAGTAAAATCAATGACAGTAACGTTAATGATGGTAACACCAGTAATGGTAACACCAATGATGGTAACAACGAGAACAGAAACAACAATGATGGTAACACCAATGACAATTTAGAGAAAAATCATAACTATCTACAAAATGTTTACGACCACATGTTTTTCAACTATgtcaaaatcaattaattattagGTGTAACTAGTTTTTCGGACagtaatgtttataaaataagtaaCAACCATGATGCTTAAAAGCTTTAcaaaaaattgcaaaacaaaTTCTGGCATTCCTAAACAAATAAAGTGAGTATCTAACAGACCTTTTGCATTTGTCTAGTGCCCTTCATCTAGTGACCTAAATGAAGAGCCATTAGGGCTAactgatatttattatatattattaataataaataattattgttccatgattttagtgtttaacttattttataagaaatatatacaaatacatttatcatgaaagacaTTCTCTCACTTTAatgttcaatatttaatgttgttgtgaatcagatttatgatttatgatttttcatgaaaaaaatctCTTTAGATGAAAActtccatgtactgtatgatcaaAGACATTTCTTTGAActtaacctttttaaaaatgctacaattaaatatttaacattaaagtGAAAGTATGTATTTCATGATTAAACGTACATACTATATTTTCTGAACATATACAAGTAATGGgtcatttatgttaatttaaatgattttggcatCAACATCGATAAGTGACAGAACTTTCCACTATTTTTGCAGAATGACGCatttcctaaaataataattcatattcTGAACCCCATGACCTATCCATGAATCTAATATTTATGGGCttataatgttttatgttaGTCTATTCTGGCTTGATGGCATTGAGGTTGAGCTTAGTGTATGGTCTGTGTGGGTTTCCACCAACCTCCTTGGTTTCCTCCTACCTCTTAAAAAGCTACCATAAGGTGGATGGGCTGTGCCAAATTGCTCCTacgtgtgagtgagtgtgtggatATGTGTTCACGGTGTCAGCTGAtggcttcctcccacagtgtaTTAAGGCTTACATCCAGGGTGCGTGGGATAGGCTCTGGATCCCCCATGACTCTGACCACAATAAAGCACttactgaagataaatgaattcatatttttcatatgCTTCTCTCTAGTCTGAAAAGATAcattatatggacaaaagtatttaacaaacatgttaattattaaattcaggtATTTCAATCAGTTCCCTTATCTCCAGTGAAGGCCAACCTTAATAAAAaaccccagtgcacaaagcaaggactataaagacatggtttaatgagtttggtgtgaaaaaacttgactggcccgcacagagccctgaccttacCCAgttgaacacctttgggatgaactgttatggagattgcaagccaggccttctcgtctaATATCTGTtcctgacctcataaatactctacagaatgaatggacatGAATTCCCATAGAATCACTctaaaatcttgtggacagccttcttagaagagtggaagctgttatagctgcaaagggggaccaactccatgttgaattatatgtatttggatacatgTATCATTGCAGGTTTTGCCAAACACTTTCCTCCATATAATGTATAAGATCATGTAGACCTAAATAGTtgtagatgtttttgtagaagaaCTTATTTCACATtcccttatgttttttttttattcttttttaaaaaatatcttatGCATTCAGTATATGCAAGATTAGATGTAATGAATAATTCATGACTAGATGAGGTAATCaatgtaatttgtttttatttttaaggtttcatAAGTAGAAGAACTGCACTAGTACAGTAAATGCTAGTTTTCCAGTCTGGTTTCACAAGGAGGACTGAAAGGAAAGTAT of the Clarias gariepinus isolate MV-2021 ecotype Netherlands chromosome 16, CGAR_prim_01v2, whole genome shotgun sequence genome contains:
- the dnal4a gene encoding dynein, axonemal, light chain 4a, yielding MAETGESKKEEADYKRLHSFPLIRHTDMPEEMRVETMELCVTACEKYATNNESAAKMIKESMDKKFGSSWHVVIGEGFGFEVTHEVKNLLYMFFGGSLAVCVWKCS